In the genome of Cellulomonas sp. WB94, one region contains:
- a CDS encoding alpha/beta hydrolase-fold protein, giving the protein MHALLRFPVLTPVVLGTAFALAAMTVILLAARRTTRWPALAAAGVVGGAMVGVLALWLVEGVADVFGPALGWSTRAWVVGCCAALGLAGMNWRRSTVRRKVGAVLGSLVLVAASVLGVNALYGLNPTVGSLVGVATVDQLTLPAPVTSPGTGAATATAAAGPLWQIWTAPAGMPSVGTTGTQSIPSTVSGFTARAAGIYLPPAALTAHPPTLPLVVLLMGQPGNPDPQYVAAVLDRYAAAHQGLAPIVVVADQLGDPTKDTLCLDTAQFGKVESYVNEDVLPWAHAHLNVMTDRAHTTIAGYSNGGQCAISFVAKYPDLWGNVLDISGEEYPGADHAAEVLKDIFTGDQKAYDAQKPTVILGQHSYPDTVGIFTVSTNDPAYMPGAKRVAAAAKAAGIQVTYFEVPNGGHVIGALNGGLEEGFAVLYPRLGLSQQ; this is encoded by the coding sequence GTGCACGCCCTGCTTCGCTTCCCGGTACTCACACCGGTGGTCCTCGGCACGGCCTTCGCCCTCGCCGCCATGACCGTGATCCTGCTGGCCGCTCGACGGACGACCCGATGGCCGGCGCTCGCCGCCGCCGGCGTCGTCGGTGGGGCCATGGTCGGCGTTCTCGCGCTGTGGCTCGTGGAGGGCGTTGCGGACGTGTTCGGTCCTGCGCTCGGCTGGTCGACGCGCGCCTGGGTCGTCGGGTGCTGTGCCGCGCTCGGCCTCGCCGGGATGAACTGGCGACGCTCGACCGTGCGACGGAAGGTCGGGGCGGTGCTCGGATCTCTCGTCCTCGTGGCGGCCTCGGTCCTCGGTGTGAACGCGCTGTACGGCCTCAACCCGACGGTGGGCTCCCTGGTCGGTGTGGCCACCGTCGACCAGCTCACGTTGCCCGCTCCGGTCACCTCGCCCGGTACCGGCGCAGCCACCGCGACCGCTGCCGCGGGCCCGCTGTGGCAGATCTGGACCGCGCCGGCCGGCATGCCGTCCGTCGGCACCACCGGTACCCAGTCGATCCCGAGCACGGTCTCGGGCTTCACCGCCCGGGCGGCCGGCATCTACCTCCCACCGGCCGCGTTGACCGCGCACCCGCCGACACTGCCCCTCGTCGTCCTGCTCATGGGCCAGCCGGGGAACCCCGATCCCCAGTACGTCGCCGCGGTCCTCGACCGGTACGCCGCCGCGCACCAGGGCCTTGCGCCGATCGTCGTCGTCGCCGACCAGCTGGGAGACCCGACGAAGGACACTCTCTGCCTCGACACGGCGCAGTTCGGCAAGGTGGAGAGCTACGTCAACGAGGACGTCCTGCCGTGGGCGCACGCGCATCTGAACGTCATGACCGACAGGGCGCACACGACGATCGCCGGCTACTCCAACGGTGGCCAGTGCGCCATCTCGTTCGTTGCCAAGTACCCCGACCTGTGGGGCAACGTCCTCGACATCTCTGGAGAGGAGTACCCCGGGGCCGACCACGCCGCGGAAGTGCTCAAGGACATCTTCACGGGCGACCAGAAGGCGTACGACGCGCAGAAGCCCACCGTCATCCTGGGCCAGCACTCGTACCCGGACACGGTCGGGATCTTCACCGTGTCGACCAACGACCCGGCGTACATGCCGGGCGCCAAGCGCGTGGCTGCAGCCGCCAAGGCCGCAGGGATCCAGGTCACGTACTTCGAGGTCCCGAACGGCGGCCACGTGATCGGTGCACTCAACGGTGGCCTCGAGGAGGGCTTCGCCGTGCTCTACCCGCGGCTCGGGCTGAGCCAGCAGTAG
- a CDS encoding UbiA family prenyltransferase, translated as MWWSWRAVRGLVLAFHPGPTVVVTGLAAALAAGVGAEPATTLLVAAAVLAGQLSVGWSNDWLDAARDLAVARAGKPVVAGLLSARELRTAAAVAVAACVPMSLATGWLPGVVHLLAVASAWAYNLVLKRTVLSWLPYAVSFGLLVQFVTLAQPGRPVAAWWATAGASLLGFGAHAANVLPDLEDDAATGVSGLPHRLGRARTTLMALGALVAAVVLVVLAPAGPPSPAAWVGGGAALALAGVGAVASRADPRSRLPFTAAMAVAVVCVVVLVLAGPAIAR; from the coding sequence ATGTGGTGGTCGTGGCGAGCCGTGCGCGGCCTCGTGCTGGCATTCCACCCAGGTCCCACCGTCGTCGTCACCGGACTGGCAGCGGCCCTCGCTGCGGGAGTCGGCGCTGAGCCGGCGACAACACTGCTCGTCGCCGCCGCGGTCCTCGCCGGCCAGCTGTCGGTCGGCTGGTCGAACGACTGGCTGGACGCCGCCCGCGACCTCGCGGTGGCACGCGCGGGGAAGCCTGTGGTCGCCGGGCTGCTCAGTGCGAGAGAGCTCCGCACCGCGGCCGCCGTGGCCGTGGCCGCGTGCGTGCCGATGTCCCTCGCGACGGGATGGCTGCCAGGCGTCGTGCACCTGCTCGCGGTGGCGAGCGCGTGGGCCTACAACCTGGTGCTCAAGCGCACGGTGCTGTCATGGCTGCCGTACGCGGTGTCGTTCGGGCTCCTGGTCCAGTTCGTCACCCTCGCCCAGCCCGGGCGCCCGGTCGCGGCCTGGTGGGCGACCGCCGGGGCGTCGCTGCTCGGTTTCGGCGCGCACGCCGCCAACGTGCTGCCCGACCTCGAGGACGATGCGGCCACGGGGGTCAGCGGGCTGCCGCACCGGCTGGGCCGAGCCCGGACCACCCTCATGGCCCTCGGCGCGCTCGTGGCGGCCGTGGTCCTCGTGGTCCTGGCCCCCGCCGGTCCGCCGTCGCCGGCCGCGTGGGTCGGCGGGGGAGCAGCCCTGGCGCTGGCGGGCGTCGGCGCGGTCGCCTCGCGCGCGGACCCGCGCAGCCGGTTGCCCTTCACGGCGGCGATGGCAGTGGCCGTCGTGTGCGTCGTCGTGCTCGTGCTGGCTGGGCCTGCCATCGCACGCTGA
- a CDS encoding 3-oxoacyl-[acyl-carrier-protein] synthase III C-terminal domain-containing protein: MSHLVTVAPVLPEHRYDQSEITATIGPLLTSNPARRAVLDRFHAASGVSTRHLALPLEKYAGLTSFDQTNDLFVAIGSELAERAVSQALASAGLAPADVDFVLFTSVTGVSAPSIDALLVGRLGLRPDVKRLPSFGLGCVGGAAGIARVHDYLVGHPRDVAVLVSVELCSLTVQHGDDSTANLVSSGIFGDGAAAVVMVGDERAASMDARGLQLVGTRSVIYPDSTGALGWDIGGSGFRIVLGAGLADVVEQHIGDDVQALLAQHGAVPADVTTWIAHAGGPRILEAAEHALSLPPAAFARSRASLARVGNLSSASVLHILADVLADASPAPGELAVLFAFGPGVSAEVVLLRRPATGVRP; the protein is encoded by the coding sequence ATGTCGCATCTGGTGACCGTCGCTCCCGTCCTCCCCGAGCACCGCTATGACCAGTCAGAGATCACGGCGACGATCGGGCCGCTCCTGACGTCGAACCCTGCGCGGCGGGCGGTGCTCGACCGCTTCCACGCCGCGAGCGGCGTCAGCACCCGTCATCTGGCGCTGCCGCTCGAGAAGTACGCGGGCCTGACGTCGTTCGACCAGACCAACGACCTGTTCGTGGCGATCGGCTCGGAGCTTGCCGAGCGGGCGGTCAGCCAGGCGCTCGCGAGCGCAGGTCTGGCGCCCGCCGACGTCGACTTCGTGCTCTTCACCTCGGTGACCGGGGTCTCCGCGCCGTCGATCGACGCCCTGCTCGTCGGCCGACTGGGCCTGCGACCGGACGTGAAGCGGCTGCCGTCCTTCGGCCTGGGCTGCGTCGGCGGCGCGGCAGGCATCGCTCGCGTCCACGACTACCTGGTCGGCCATCCACGGGACGTGGCCGTGCTCGTGTCGGTCGAGCTGTGCTCGCTCACCGTTCAGCACGGTGACGACTCGACGGCGAACCTCGTCTCGAGCGGAATCTTCGGGGACGGCGCCGCCGCCGTGGTCATGGTCGGCGACGAGCGTGCGGCCTCGATGGACGCGAGGGGCCTCCAGCTGGTCGGGACGCGCAGCGTGATCTACCCGGACTCCACCGGAGCCCTCGGCTGGGACATCGGCGGCAGCGGCTTCCGGATCGTCCTCGGTGCGGGCCTCGCCGACGTCGTCGAGCAGCACATCGGCGACGACGTCCAGGCGCTGCTCGCTCAGCACGGAGCCGTGCCGGCCGACGTCACGACCTGGATTGCCCACGCCGGCGGGCCTCGCATCCTGGAGGCCGCCGAGCACGCGCTGTCCCTGCCCCCGGCCGCGTTCGCCCGCAGTCGTGCGTCCCTCGCGCGGGTCGGCAACCTGTCGTCCGCATCGGTGCTGCACATCCTGGCTGACGTCCTTGCCGACGCGAGCCCGGCGCCCGGCGAGCTCGCGGTGCTCTTCGCGTTCGGGCCGGGCGTCAGCGCCGAGGTCGTGCTGCTGCGCCGGCCGGCCACCGGAGTCCGGCCGTGA
- a CDS encoding isoprenylcysteine carboxyl methyltransferase family protein: MTVTLYLVLLGAVAVERLAELVVSARNARWSFARGGTEHGRGHFPAMVTLHTALLIGCAAEVVLADRPFLPALGWVALVAALASQVLRWWCIAVLGPRWNTRVITVPGLPLVSSGPYRWLRHPNYVAVVVEGFALPLVHTAWVTALVFTVLNAVLLGWFRIPAEERALGLAPRSVEHPATTAGGPA; encoded by the coding sequence GTGACCGTCACCCTCTACCTCGTCCTGCTCGGCGCTGTCGCGGTCGAGCGCCTCGCCGAGCTGGTCGTGTCGGCCCGGAACGCGCGCTGGTCGTTCGCTCGCGGAGGCACCGAGCACGGTCGAGGGCACTTTCCGGCGATGGTCACGCTGCACACGGCTCTGCTCATCGGCTGCGCCGCCGAGGTGGTGCTCGCCGACCGACCGTTCCTGCCAGCCCTCGGCTGGGTCGCCCTGGTTGCTGCGCTGGCCAGCCAGGTGCTGCGGTGGTGGTGCATCGCCGTGCTCGGGCCGCGCTGGAACACCCGGGTGATCACCGTGCCGGGGCTGCCCCTCGTGAGCTCGGGGCCGTACCGGTGGCTGCGGCACCCCAACTACGTCGCCGTCGTCGTCGAGGGCTTTGCGCTGCCCCTCGTCCACACCGCGTGGGTGACCGCCCTCGTGTTCACGGTGCTCAACGCGGTGCTCCTGGGCTGGTTCCGCATCCCCGCCGAGGAGCGCGCGCTCGGGTTGGCGCCGCGCAGCGTCGAGCACCCCGCGACGACCGCGGGCGGACCTGCATGA
- a CDS encoding NAD(P)/FAD-dependent oxidoreductase has protein sequence MSVRLDADVLVIGGGPVGLAAAIEARLVGLSVIVVEPRTAPIDKACGEGLMPGAIAALDRLGVDPPGHRIVGISYRNRHQHAEHEFSAGFGRGVRRTALHTTMLERALELGVEQVTGRIGTVTDSPGMVEAAGLRARWLLACDGLHSTVRRRTGLQVPADHSGRLQVPSRYGLRRHFVVPAWTDFVEVYWGRHAEAYVTPVAEDLVGIALLGPRSVDYDAALTEFPELVEHLAGARPAGPVRGAGPLRQRSVRRTIGNIRLVGDASGYVDALTGEGLRVGFAQAAAAIAYLDDPAGYERAWAHVTRDYWLLTTGLLAWASSPARGAIVPFAHRAPAVFGRVVNAIAG, from the coding sequence ATGAGCGTCCGCCTGGATGCGGACGTCCTCGTGATCGGCGGTGGCCCGGTCGGGCTCGCCGCAGCGATCGAGGCGCGACTCGTCGGCTTGAGCGTCATCGTCGTCGAGCCACGCACCGCACCGATCGACAAGGCGTGCGGCGAGGGGCTCATGCCGGGCGCGATTGCGGCCCTCGACCGGCTGGGGGTCGACCCGCCGGGACACCGCATCGTCGGGATCAGCTACCGCAACCGTCACCAGCACGCCGAGCACGAGTTCAGCGCGGGGTTCGGCCGGGGCGTGCGGCGCACCGCGCTGCACACGACCATGCTCGAGCGGGCCCTCGAGCTCGGGGTCGAGCAGGTGACCGGGCGGATCGGCACGGTGACCGACAGCCCGGGGATGGTCGAGGCGGCCGGGCTGAGGGCCCGATGGCTGCTCGCGTGCGACGGGTTGCACTCGACGGTCCGGCGTCGGACCGGCCTCCAGGTGCCCGCAGACCACTCGGGACGACTCCAGGTGCCGTCCCGCTACGGGCTGCGTCGCCACTTCGTGGTCCCGGCGTGGACCGACTTCGTCGAGGTCTACTGGGGCAGGCACGCCGAGGCGTACGTCACTCCGGTGGCCGAGGACCTCGTCGGGATCGCGCTGCTCGGGCCGCGGTCGGTGGACTATGACGCGGCGCTGACCGAGTTCCCTGAGCTCGTCGAGCACCTCGCGGGGGCTCGGCCCGCCGGGCCGGTGCGCGGGGCAGGGCCCCTGCGTCAACGGAGCGTGCGGCGCACGATCGGCAACATCCGCCTGGTCGGTGACGCGTCGGGCTATGTCGACGCCTTGACGGGCGAGGGCCTGCGCGTCGGGTTCGCCCAGGCGGCGGCGGCGATCGCCTACCTCGACGACCCGGCCGGCTACGAGCGCGCCTGGGCCCACGTGACCCGGGACTACTGGCTCCTGACGACCGGGCTGCTGGCGTGGGCCTCGTCACCGGCCCGGGGTGCGATCGTCCCGTTCGCTCACCGCGCACCGGCGGTCTTCGGCAGGGTCGTGAACGCGATCGCCGGCTGA
- a CDS encoding uridine kinase: MRFQPLSTAALVEHVVALVLQLDAGRRWRLAVDGPPPTRPGDLADALVAPLRALGRPVVRASADDFLRPASLRWEHGRLDADAFYTDRLDVGALSRELLDGFGPDGTGRYVASFWDAARERATRAPHEQAAPGAILLLDGSLLLGRGLPLDLTVHLSVRAETLARSTPQDERWTLPAFSRYADEVVPERSADVVVRVDDPRHPALLLDR, encoded by the coding sequence GTGCGCTTCCAGCCGCTCTCCACCGCCGCTCTCGTCGAGCACGTCGTCGCCCTCGTGCTGCAGCTCGACGCCGGTCGGCGGTGGCGGCTCGCTGTCGACGGCCCGCCCCCGACTCGACCCGGAGACCTCGCCGATGCGCTCGTGGCTCCGCTGCGGGCCCTCGGGCGGCCCGTCGTCCGAGCGAGCGCGGACGACTTCCTCCGGCCCGCGTCGCTGCGCTGGGAGCACGGTCGCCTCGACGCCGACGCGTTCTACACCGATCGGCTCGATGTCGGCGCGCTGTCGCGCGAGCTGCTCGACGGCTTCGGCCCGGACGGCACCGGGAGGTACGTGGCGTCCTTCTGGGACGCGGCGCGCGAGCGAGCGACCCGCGCGCCGCACGAGCAGGCAGCGCCGGGCGCGATCCTCCTGCTCGACGGCAGCCTGCTGCTCGGGCGCGGGCTCCCGCTGGACCTGACGGTGCATCTGTCGGTGCGGGCCGAGACTCTCGCCCGCAGCACGCCGCAGGACGAGCGGTGGACCCTCCCGGCCTTCAGCAGGTACGCGGACGAGGTCGTGCCTGAACGCAGCGCCGACGTCGTGGTTCGCGTGGACGACCCGCGTCATCCGGCGCTCCTGCTCGATCGCTGA